One Pygocentrus nattereri isolate fPygNat1 chromosome 12, fPygNat1.pri, whole genome shotgun sequence DNA window includes the following coding sequences:
- the LOC108441464 gene encoding interferon-induced protein 44-like, with protein sequence MGSKKSKPQPIPDFETPWRDIDWNEKEDLEAELTNIQLNHPELRFVRILLHGPVGAGKSCFINSVQSVFRGEIKTKAFEQANAKKSCTKTYKSYTITDKNAVILPFVFNDVMGLETQDEDGIHPKDIVNAMLGHIEDGYKFNPISPLSDGDPGFVREPSLEDKVHCLVSVVPASSISRMETGVINKMDNVRKEAMNLGIPHVVVMTKVDDDVCPLVNKDLTQIYRSRKIKEKMLESSHRLGPPMKCIFPVSNYHEESNMNNTKDVLILTALLQIVKSAKDYIEEQH encoded by the exons CGAAAAGGAAGACTTGGAAGCCGAGTTAACAAACATTCAGCTGAACCATCCAGAGCTCAGATTTGTCAGAATCCTGCTGCATGGACCAGTAGGAGCAGGAAAATCCTGCTTCATAAACTCAGTGCAAAGCGTCTTCCGTGGAGAGATTAAAACCAAAGCGTTTGAACAAGCAAATGCCAAAAAAAGCTGCACAAAAACA TACAAATCTTACACCATAACCGACAAAAATGCTGTGATTCTGCCATTTGTCTTCAATGATGTTATGGGCCTGGAAACACAAGATGAAGACGGAATTCATCCAAAGGACATTGTTAATGCAATGCTGGGCCATATAGAAGATGGCTACAAG TTCAATCCTATTTCTCCCTTGAGTGATGGGGATCCAGGCTTCGTAAGAGAACCTAGCCTTGAGGACAAAGTTCACTGTCTGGTTAGTGTTGTGCCTGCAAGTTCCATCTCGCGAATGGAGACTGGCGTCATCAACAAGATGGACAATGTTAGGAAGGAAGCCATGAACCTGG GCATCCCTCATGTGGTGGTTATGACCAAGGTCGATGATGACGTCTGCCCACTGGTCAACAAAGACCTAACACAGATCTACAGAAGCAGGAAAATCAAAGAGAAG ATGCTGGAGTCCAGCCACAGACTTGGTCCGCCCATGAAATGCATCTTCCCTGTGAGCAACTATCATGAGGAAAGCAACATGAACAACACTAAAGATGTTCTCATCCTAACGGCATTACTGCAGATCGTTAAATCTGCGAAAGACTATATCGAAGAACAACACTAA